The Salinispora tropica CNB-440 genome has a window encoding:
- a CDS encoding hemolysin family protein, translating into MSVGVALVTSVVLLALNGFFVAAEFALVASKSYRLEQAAAGGGRGARAALDGVRELSLMLAGAQLGITLCTLGLGALAEPAIEQLLSPLLHAVGLPTAASHVIALIFALSLVTFLHLVVGEMAPKSWAITDAERSAILLALPFRAFARVSRPVLSALNSLANGILRLVKVQPQDQLAQVHGPEELRLLLEQSREHGLLGAEQHELLTSMLELQGTTVAQVMEPFDRIVTVRRDADAGRIEQVSRDSGRSRLAVLDEAGDVCGLVHVREAVRAAASRPTATAGELMTTAFTLPSSATVTEAVAAMRARRSQLALVRNGGGPTRPVGFVALEDLLEEVIGEFDDETDPVPRGRRLR; encoded by the coding sequence ATGAGCGTCGGTGTCGCCCTCGTGACCTCGGTGGTCCTGCTGGCGTTGAATGGGTTCTTCGTCGCCGCCGAGTTCGCCCTCGTGGCGAGCAAGAGCTACCGGCTGGAGCAGGCCGCCGCCGGTGGCGGCCGGGGTGCCCGAGCCGCGCTGGACGGTGTACGCGAACTCTCGCTGATGTTGGCCGGCGCGCAGCTGGGCATCACCCTCTGCACACTGGGCCTGGGCGCGCTGGCCGAACCGGCGATCGAGCAGCTGCTCAGCCCGCTGCTGCACGCGGTGGGCCTGCCCACCGCGGCGAGCCACGTGATCGCGTTGATCTTCGCGCTGAGCCTGGTGACCTTCCTGCACCTGGTGGTGGGGGAGATGGCGCCGAAGTCGTGGGCGATCACCGACGCTGAGCGGTCCGCGATTCTGTTGGCGTTGCCGTTCCGCGCGTTCGCCCGGGTTTCCCGGCCGGTGCTGTCGGCGTTGAACTCACTGGCGAACGGCATCCTGCGGCTGGTCAAGGTCCAGCCGCAGGATCAGCTCGCCCAGGTGCACGGCCCGGAGGAGTTGCGCCTCCTGCTGGAGCAGTCCCGCGAGCACGGGCTCCTCGGTGCCGAGCAGCACGAGTTGCTGACCAGCATGCTGGAGTTGCAGGGCACCACCGTGGCGCAGGTGATGGAGCCGTTCGACCGGATCGTCACCGTGCGACGGGATGCCGACGCCGGCCGGATCGAGCAGGTCAGCCGGGACAGCGGGCGGTCCCGCCTAGCGGTGCTCGACGAGGCCGGTGACGTCTGCGGGCTGGTGCACGTACGGGAGGCGGTTCGGGCCGCGGCCAGCCGTCCGACGGCGACGGCCGGGGAGTTGATGACGACCGCGTTCACCCTGCCCTCGTCCGCCACGGTGACCGAGGCGGTGGCGGCGATGCGGGCCCGGCGCTCGCAGCTGGCGTTGGTCCGCAACGGTGGGGGGCCGACCCGTCCAGTCGGTTTCGTCGCGCTGGAGGACCTGCTGGAGGAGGTCATCGGCGAGTTCGACGACGAGACCGACCCGGTTCCTCGGGGACGGCGGTTGCGCTGA
- a CDS encoding MFS transporter, whose protein sequence is MSRSDAPAEAGHTRRWRIITVAAAISFMSFFDLSVINVMLPSIERTLSAGNGAVQWVVSGYSLMFALALVPAGRLGDAKGRRHALLLGLALFVAASTMAGTAGSGTMLVVARLMQGAAAGVLVPQITALVEELFQPEQRGRPFGVLGATASVATAVGPVIGGLILALGGVENGWRLVFLSNIPIGVVAALLVWRRFPAKPPSGRTDHRPDLTGTLLLGAGIMLVILPVLQREQWKGLLPWLLVPIGFGVLVAFRSWETSDARRHPPVFDFRLLTHRTYRLGLLLGFFYYAGFTSLPLIFSLHLQYGLHRDPLHTGLTIAPFAVGSALGALLGGRHVERLGRPLISIGLVTVMVSLAVMTALTSFAGTTFSVVNAFPLLLAGVGSGLVITPNNTLTLSQVPKPDAGSAAGMYRTMRQVGSAVGLAMITATLLGAVAANDGSWSTALRYALGVEVGIVTAALLTNLADIIGSRRQPSAPAP, encoded by the coding sequence ATGTCGCGGTCAGACGCCCCGGCCGAGGCCGGGCACACCCGACGGTGGCGGATCATCACCGTCGCGGCAGCCATCTCCTTCATGAGCTTCTTCGATCTGAGTGTCATCAACGTGATGCTGCCCTCGATCGAACGCACGCTCAGCGCCGGCAACGGCGCTGTCCAGTGGGTCGTCTCGGGCTACTCGCTGATGTTCGCGCTCGCTCTCGTCCCCGCCGGTCGACTCGGCGACGCCAAGGGGCGACGGCACGCACTGCTCCTCGGCCTCGCGTTGTTCGTCGCTGCCAGCACGATGGCCGGAACGGCTGGCTCCGGCACCATGCTGGTCGTCGCCCGGCTCATGCAGGGCGCCGCGGCCGGTGTCCTCGTTCCGCAGATCACCGCCCTGGTCGAGGAGTTGTTCCAGCCCGAGCAGCGGGGCCGCCCGTTCGGGGTTCTCGGCGCCACGGCCAGTGTCGCCACCGCCGTCGGGCCGGTGATCGGCGGGCTGATCCTTGCTCTCGGTGGAGTGGAGAACGGCTGGCGGCTGGTCTTTCTCAGCAACATCCCGATCGGAGTCGTCGCGGCGCTACTCGTCTGGCGGCGGTTTCCGGCGAAGCCGCCGAGCGGCCGGACAGATCACCGACCCGACCTGACCGGCACGCTGCTGCTGGGCGCCGGAATCATGCTGGTGATCCTGCCCGTGCTGCAGCGGGAGCAGTGGAAAGGGCTACTGCCGTGGCTGTTGGTGCCGATCGGATTCGGCGTCCTCGTCGCCTTCCGATCCTGGGAGACCTCCGATGCGCGGCGGCACCCGCCAGTCTTCGACTTTCGCCTGCTCACCCATCGGACGTACCGCCTGGGGCTGTTGCTCGGCTTCTTCTACTACGCCGGCTTCACCTCGCTACCGCTGATCTTCAGCCTGCACCTCCAGTACGGTCTCCACCGCGATCCGCTGCACACCGGTCTCACGATCGCGCCGTTCGCGGTGGGATCCGCGCTGGGCGCGCTGCTCGGCGGCCGACACGTCGAACGACTCGGCCGCCCGCTGATCAGCATCGGGCTCGTCACCGTCATGGTGAGCCTCGCCGTGATGACCGCCCTCACCAGCTTTGCCGGGACCACGTTCTCCGTCGTGAACGCGTTCCCGTTACTCCTCGCCGGGGTCGGCAGCGGCCTCGTGATCACACCGAACAACACCCTGACCCTCTCGCAGGTGCCCAAGCCGGACGCCGGCAGCGCCGCCGGCATGTACCGCACCATGCGGCAGGTCGGATCCGCGGTCGGGCTGGCGATGATCACCGCAACCCTGCTCGGCGCGGTCGCGGCCAACGACGGAAGCTGGTCAACCGCCCTTCGATACGCACTCGGCGTGGAGGTCGGCATCGTCACCGCCGCGCTGCTCACCAACCTCGCCGACATCATCGGTAGTCGCCGCCAGCCATCCGCACCGGCGCCCTGA
- the leuE gene encoding leucine efflux protein LeuE — MMSGVLGITDIWTYVLGTVAIIMLPGPNSLFVLSTAARRGVGAGYRAASAVFVGDGVLMILSAAGVASLLQAYPPLFLVIKYAGAAYLGYLGLGMLRGAWQRWRTRHDPATPPPSNADDPAHTPGPFRRALVISLLNPKAILFFVSFFIQFVDPSYAHPALSFLLLGLVAQMISALYLTALIFAGTFLAAQFHQRRRLAAGATTTVGALFLGFSLKLATAGS, encoded by the coding sequence ATGATGTCCGGCGTGCTGGGGATCACCGACATCTGGACGTACGTGCTGGGCACCGTGGCCATCATCATGCTGCCCGGGCCCAACTCGCTCTTCGTGCTATCCACCGCCGCCCGCCGGGGCGTGGGCGCCGGCTACCGCGCGGCCAGTGCGGTGTTCGTGGGCGACGGAGTCCTGATGATCCTCTCGGCCGCCGGGGTGGCGTCGTTGCTCCAGGCGTACCCGCCGCTCTTCCTGGTGATCAAATACGCTGGTGCCGCCTACCTGGGCTACCTCGGCCTGGGAATGCTGCGCGGAGCCTGGCAGCGCTGGCGAACCCGCCACGACCCCGCCACGCCACCGCCCAGCAACGCCGACGACCCCGCCCACACGCCCGGCCCGTTCCGCCGGGCACTGGTGATCAGCCTGCTCAACCCGAAGGCGATCCTCTTCTTCGTCTCGTTCTTCATCCAGTTCGTGGATCCGAGCTACGCGCACCCGGCGTTGTCGTTCTTGCTGCTCGGATTGGTCGCGCAGATGATCAGCGCGCTCTACCTGACCGCGCTAATCTTCGCGGGCACTTTCCTGGCCGCCCAGTTCCACCAGCGCCGCCGCCTCGCCGCCGGGGCGACGACCACGGTGGGGGCGCTCTTCCTTGGCTTCAGCCTGAAACTCGCCACCGCCGGCAGCTGA
- a CDS encoding sporulation protein codes for MRLTGVSPESGRTGLTVQTALANPSTRPGLRLPGRVTLRAGRADVPVLHVRLGLVTSAEPDTPEAPRRLVQFHQAEIATGFVLRAGRARSIPFSFPVPWETPVTVVGGTPLLSLRMGLRTEVAIEPGLDQGAMVPLFVHPLIAQAHILTTLDMLGFRLRQAGSVAARLPGVEQQLSLHQRLGYWVAPLYAGPITELEVIFIANSAGLEVLLWCDRRLALAGITHQSISRFRIWHDGAERQDWVATVDGWLRIAINRHAAMAAHADWSAPITESAHVSRRPDEPLHPGLGLGGTAGSAGVGGGGGGGGGGDGT; via the coding sequence GTGCGGTTGACGGGGGTGTCGCCGGAGTCCGGTCGGACGGGGCTGACCGTCCAGACCGCGCTGGCCAACCCGAGCACCCGCCCCGGCCTGCGGCTGCCGGGGCGGGTGACCCTCCGTGCCGGCCGGGCTGACGTCCCGGTGCTGCATGTCCGGCTCGGCCTGGTCACGTCGGCCGAGCCGGACACCCCGGAGGCCCCTCGGCGGCTGGTGCAGTTCCATCAGGCGGAGATCGCCACCGGGTTCGTCCTGCGCGCCGGGCGGGCCCGCAGTATTCCGTTCTCGTTTCCGGTGCCCTGGGAGACCCCAGTAACGGTCGTCGGCGGAACGCCGCTGCTCAGCCTGCGGATGGGGCTGCGTACCGAGGTGGCGATCGAGCCAGGGCTGGACCAGGGTGCGATGGTGCCGCTCTTCGTGCACCCGTTGATCGCTCAGGCCCACATCCTCACCACCCTGGACATGCTGGGGTTTCGCCTGCGGCAGGCCGGCTCGGTCGCCGCCCGGTTGCCCGGCGTCGAGCAGCAGCTCTCGCTACACCAACGGCTGGGCTACTGGGTCGCGCCGCTGTATGCCGGGCCGATCACCGAGCTGGAGGTGATCTTCATCGCCAACTCCGCCGGTCTCGAGGTGCTCCTCTGGTGCGACCGCCGCCTGGCACTGGCCGGAATCACCCACCAGAGCATCAGCCGGTTTCGGATCTGGCACGACGGTGCCGAGCGACAGGACTGGGTGGCGACCGTGGACGGGTGGCTGCGGATCGCGATCAACCGGCATGCGGCGATGGCGGCGCACGCCGACTGGTCGGCCCCCATCACCGAGTCCGCCCATGTGAGCCGGCGCCCGGACGAACCGTTGCACCCCGGCCTCGGGCTGGGCGGCACGGCCGGGAGCGCGGGCGTCGGCGGCGGTGGCGGTGGCGGTGGCGGTGGTGATGGCACGTGA